The Parabacteroides sp. AD58 genome includes a window with the following:
- the mtgA gene encoding monofunctional biosynthetic peptidoglycan transglycosylase, with amino-acid sequence MMKRVLIYLRNLILFFFISSILAVVLYRFVPVYLTPLMVIRLVEQAKAGKNLKLEHEWVPIEKIAQTLPQAVVASEDNLFMEHPGFDFKQIQKAREEAEQGKRVRGASTISQQTAKNVFLWQGKTYFRKGLEAYFTLLIEWIWGKERIMEVYLNSIEMGDGIYGAQAVAKAHFNKEAYQLTKGESALIAASLPNPRRFNSGKPSPYMRQRQAKIMSLMDKILPIDMGYKAPQKTKSTGKTKNRKKWRASVIRISEE; translated from the coding sequence ATGATGAAACGTGTGCTGATATACTTACGGAATCTGATACTTTTCTTTTTCATCTCGTCTATACTGGCTGTCGTACTCTATCGTTTTGTGCCGGTTTATCTGACACCACTGATGGTCATTCGTCTGGTTGAACAGGCCAAGGCCGGTAAAAACCTGAAGCTGGAACATGAATGGGTCCCGATTGAAAAGATTGCGCAGACGTTGCCGCAGGCTGTTGTGGCTTCTGAAGATAATTTGTTTATGGAACATCCCGGATTTGATTTCAAGCAGATCCAGAAGGCTCGTGAAGAAGCCGAACAGGGAAAACGGGTGCGCGGAGCCAGCACCATCAGCCAGCAGACAGCCAAGAATGTTTTTCTATGGCAGGGAAAAACCTATTTCCGGAAAGGACTGGAAGCCTATTTTACTTTATTGATCGAATGGATATGGGGAAAAGAACGGATTATGGAAGTTTACCTCAATTCGATTGAGATGGGCGATGGCATTTATGGCGCCCAAGCTGTGGCAAAGGCGCATTTCAACAAAGAAGCTTATCAGTTGACGAAAGGAGAATCGGCTTTGATCGCGGCCTCTTTACCGAATCCGCGCCGGTTTAATTCGGGGAAACCTTCTCCGTATATGCGTCAGCGGCAGGCCAAGATCATGTCGCTGATGGATAAGATTCTGCCGATTGATATGGGGTATAAGGCTCCGCAAAAGACAAAGAGTACAGGTAAAACAAAAAATAGAAAGAAATGGAGAGCTTCAGTTATCAGGATCTCGGAAGAATAG
- the cobI gene encoding precorrin-2 C(20)-methyltransferase, giving the protein MNRTITFVSLGPGEPELITVKGLKTLQQADQIFCPATLTPSGKQVSRAANILKALEIEEHKIRPFVLPMSKDRQKAIEAYDQLLVDAAGSLREGKKVVIVAEGDAGFYTSIQYIYHQLEKEHIEVRRVPGIPAFIAAGATGGLHIVKQEERLMVIPGTATADELAQFIRQGYNLVIMKLSACIEAVHECIRRHPETHFHYFENVGTEKEKYISDPEIIAQTNFPYFSLLIIQA; this is encoded by the coding sequence ATGAACAGAACAATTACATTTGTTTCTTTGGGTCCGGGTGAACCCGAATTAATCACCGTAAAAGGATTGAAAACCTTACAACAGGCAGATCAAATCTTCTGTCCGGCAACTCTGACACCTTCGGGAAAGCAAGTGTCAAGAGCGGCCAATATCCTGAAAGCTTTAGAAATAGAAGAACACAAGATTCGCCCGTTTGTATTGCCCATGAGCAAAGACAGGCAAAAAGCTATCGAAGCCTATGACCAGCTTCTGGTTGACGCTGCCGGCTCACTTCGTGAAGGGAAAAAGGTGGTTATCGTAGCGGAAGGCGACGCCGGATTCTATACTTCTATCCAATACATATATCATCAACTGGAGAAAGAACATATTGAAGTAAGACGTGTACCGGGAATTCCGGCTTTTATTGCCGCCGGAGCAACTGGAGGATTACACATTGTCAAGCAGGAAGAACGCCTGATGGTAATTCCGGGAACCGCAACAGCCGACGAACTGGCTCAATTCATCCGACAAGGATACAACTTAGTAATCATGAAACTGTCGGCTTGCATCGAGGCTGTCCATGAATGTATCCGCCGGCATCCGGAAACACATTTCCACTACTTCGAAAACGTAGGAACCGAGAAAGAGAAATATATTTCCGATCCTGAAATAATAGCACAGACAAACTTCCCCTATTTCTCGTTATTGATCATTCAGGCATGA
- a CDS encoding iron ABC transporter permease: MRYTHTYRMLLILLLILVLLLLNLLLGSVAIPAQSIWNILTGTGNEPVSWQNIVWKSRLPQALTALAAGAGLAVSGLQMQTVFRNPLAGPSVLGISSGASMGVAFVILLSGSLGGVALSRLGVMGEIALSVAAIIGSLSVMALIVYVSQKVKGNVTLLIIGVMIGYVSNAVIGVLKFFSVEEDIRAYVIWGLGSFSRVSGNQMMLFVTLMAILLPLSFLLIKTLNLMLLGDGYARNLGLNIKRARLLVIVSAGVLTAIVTAYCGPIIFLGLAVPHLARAMFQTSDHRTLMPATLLLGAALALICNLLARMPGFEGALPVNSVTALVGAPVVASVLFNKRKNDWNE, translated from the coding sequence ATGCGCTATACTCATACTTACCGGATGTTGTTGATCCTGTTGCTGATCCTTGTGCTGCTGCTGCTGAATTTATTGTTGGGCTCGGTTGCTATTCCTGCACAATCTATCTGGAATATTCTGACAGGTACAGGAAACGAACCTGTCTCTTGGCAGAACATTGTCTGGAAATCCCGTTTACCACAGGCTTTGACTGCGCTGGCTGCGGGCGCGGGTTTGGCTGTCAGTGGATTGCAGATGCAAACCGTGTTCCGTAATCCGTTGGCAGGACCTTCGGTGTTGGGAATCAGTTCCGGTGCCAGCATGGGCGTTGCTTTTGTCATTCTGTTGAGCGGAAGCTTGGGCGGCGTGGCGTTGAGCCGATTGGGCGTAATGGGAGAGATTGCTTTGTCGGTTGCCGCTATTATTGGTTCCTTGTCGGTCATGGCGCTGATTGTTTATGTCTCGCAGAAAGTAAAGGGAAACGTCACCCTGCTGATTATTGGTGTCATGATCGGTTATGTATCGAATGCGGTGATAGGTGTCTTGAAATTCTTCAGTGTGGAAGAAGATATCCGGGCGTATGTAATCTGGGGATTAGGTAGTTTCTCGCGTGTGTCTGGTAATCAGATGATGTTGTTTGTTACCTTGATGGCCATTCTGCTTCCTTTGTCTTTCTTGCTTATCAAGACATTAAACCTGATGCTGCTGGGCGACGGCTATGCCCGTAACTTAGGACTGAATATCAAGCGGGCCCGCCTGTTGGTAATTGTTTCGGCCGGTGTGTTGACTGCTATTGTAACAGCTTATTGTGGTCCGATTATCTTCTTAGGATTGGCGGTTCCTCATTTGGCAAGAGCCATGTTTCAAACGTCCGATCATCGGACTTTGATGCCTGCAACCTTATTATTAGGTGCAGCTTTGGCTTTAATCTGTAATCTGCTGGCCCGCATGCCTGGTTTTGAAGGGGCTTTACCGGTTAATTCGGTAACGGCATTGGTGGGCGCGCCTGTCGTGGCTTCCGTCTTGTTTAATAAACGTAAAAATGACTGGAATGAATAA
- a CDS encoding ABC transporter substrate-binding protein, with protein MTVMNLKRIAEAVLLLAVMAGCTSRPTNEQANGSDADVATEAVFTEKIVPEYAEGFEIRYEGKAALVDIHDPQSESAGEYHYALVRRGDQSTSIPEGYEKLEIPVRSVICMTSLQLSNFIKLGETERVTGITSTRHLFNETMNQQLKSGKTVKIGIEGNFNNEAVMSMNPDLILISPFKRGGYEALKDVGIPLVPHLGYKEMTPLGQAEWIKFVGLLCGMEKEANACFQTIEQRYNELKALTADGKVKRRPVVFSGELRGGNWYAVGGKSFLAQLFKDAGADYFLKDDERSGGVTLDFETVYNQADNADYWRIVNSYPGEFSYEALKEQDARYADFKAFREHGIIYCNMKTTPFYEEMPTAPEVILADLLHIFHPELLPDHKPVFYKLLKE; from the coding sequence ATGACAGTTATGAATCTAAAGCGAATAGCAGAAGCTGTGTTGCTTCTTGCCGTAATGGCGGGTTGTACTTCTCGTCCGACGAACGAACAGGCTAACGGATCGGATGCAGATGTAGCAACGGAAGCGGTTTTTACTGAGAAAATTGTACCGGAATATGCTGAAGGGTTTGAAATCCGTTATGAAGGAAAGGCTGCCTTAGTGGATATTCATGATCCGCAATCAGAAAGTGCGGGTGAATATCATTATGCTTTGGTGCGTCGGGGCGATCAGTCAACATCAATTCCGGAAGGATATGAAAAGTTGGAAATACCGGTGAGAAGTGTGATTTGCATGACTTCCTTACAGCTTTCTAATTTTATCAAGTTGGGAGAAACCGAACGGGTGACAGGAATTACCAGTACGCGCCACTTGTTTAATGAAACGATGAATCAGCAGCTGAAAAGTGGAAAAACGGTAAAGATCGGCATTGAAGGGAATTTCAATAACGAAGCCGTTATGAGCATGAATCCGGACCTGATTCTGATATCTCCGTTTAAACGTGGCGGCTATGAAGCCCTGAAGGATGTAGGAATTCCGCTGGTTCCTCATTTGGGATATAAGGAAATGACTCCGCTGGGACAGGCCGAATGGATTAAGTTCGTCGGTTTGTTGTGCGGAATGGAAAAGGAAGCCAATGCCTGTTTCCAGACTATCGAACAGCGCTATAATGAGTTGAAAGCTTTGACTGCAGATGGCAAGGTGAAACGCCGTCCGGTTGTTTTCAGTGGTGAATTGAGAGGTGGAAACTGGTATGCGGTTGGTGGAAAGAGTTTCCTGGCCCAGCTGTTTAAAGATGCCGGCGCTGATTATTTCCTGAAAGATGATGAGCGTTCGGGCGGTGTGACCCTCGATTTCGAGACGGTCTATAATCAGGCAGACAATGCTGATTACTGGCGTATTGTCAATAGTTATCCGGGAGAATTTTCGTATGAGGCATTAAAGGAACAGGATGCACGTTATGCCGATTTCAAGGCATTCCGTGAACATGGAATCATTTACTGTAACATGAAGACAACTCCTTTTTATGAGGAAATGCCGACGGCTCCGGAAGTCATCTTGGCGGATCTGCTGCATATCTTTCATCCGGAGTTATTGCCGGATCACAAGCCTGTCTTTTATAAACTATTAAAGGAATAA
- the carB gene encoding carbamoyl-phosphate synthase (glutamine-hydrolyzing) large subunit produces the protein MKDNINKVLILGSGALKIGEAGEFDYSGSQALKAIKEEGIKTVLINPNIATVQTSEGVADTVYFLPVTPYFVEKVIEKERPDGILLAFGGQTALNCGVALYQSGVLEKYAVRVLGTPVQAIMDTEDRELFVHRLDEIGVKTIKSEAVENIEDARRAAAELGYPVIIRAAYALGGLGSGFCDNEEELNVLAEKAFSFSPQVLVEKSLKGWKEVEYEVVRDRYDNCITVCNMENFDPLGIHTGESIVIAPSQTLSNTDYHKLRELAIRIIRHIGIVGECNVQYAYDPDSEDYRVIEVNARLSRSSALASKATGYPLAFVAAKLGLGYGLFDLKNSVTKTTSAFFEPALDYVVCKIPRWDLGKFHGVARELGSSMKSVGEVMAIGRTFEEAIQKGLRMIGQGMHGFVENKELVIPDIDKALREPTDRRIFVISKAFRAGYTIDQIHDLTKIDKWFLQKLYRIIQTANELEAFSKIQEVSDDLLRKAKMQGFSDFQIARALLKEKMEDTDKATLQVRQDRKYRGIVPVVKQIDTLAAEYPAQTNYLYLTYNGTENDVHYLGDGRSIVVLGSGAYRIGSSVEFDWCGVQALNTIRKEGWRSVMINYNPETVSTDYDMCDRLYFDELTFERVMDILELENPHGVIVSTGGQIPNNLAMRLDAQHVHILGTSAQSIDNAEDREKFSAMLDRIGVDQPRWKELSSMDDINQFVEEVGFPVLVRPSYVLSGAAMNVCSNQDELVRFLELAANVSKKHPVVVSQFIEQCKEVEMDAVAQNGEIIMYAISEHIEFAGVHSGDATIQFPAQKLYVETVRRIKKISKQIAKELNISGPFNIQYLAKGNEIKVIECNLRASRSFPFVSKVLKINFIELATRVMLGLPVEKPNKNEFDLDYVGIKASQFSFNRLQKADPVLGVDMASTGEVGCIGDDVSEAILKSMLSVGQRIPEKNILLSTGTAKQKVAMLDAARLLAQKGYNLYATGGTHRFFTENGIPSTLVYWPSETGKEPQALRLLHEKKIDMVVNIPRDLSAGELDNGYKIRRAAIDLNIPLITNARLASAFINAFCTLSLDDIQIKSWQEY, from the coding sequence ATGAAAGATAATATAAATAAAGTCCTTATTTTAGGTTCAGGAGCTCTGAAGATTGGTGAAGCAGGAGAATTTGATTATTCCGGAAGCCAGGCATTAAAAGCTATTAAAGAAGAAGGTATTAAAACGGTTTTGATCAATCCGAATATTGCTACAGTACAGACTTCTGAGGGAGTTGCTGATACGGTTTATTTCTTGCCTGTTACTCCTTATTTTGTAGAGAAGGTAATTGAGAAAGAACGCCCGGACGGTATTTTACTGGCTTTTGGTGGTCAGACAGCTTTGAACTGTGGTGTCGCTTTGTATCAGAGTGGTGTATTGGAGAAATATGCAGTGCGTGTTTTGGGTACGCCGGTACAGGCTATTATGGATACAGAAGACCGCGAACTGTTTGTACATCGTTTGGATGAGATTGGTGTTAAGACCATCAAGAGTGAAGCCGTTGAAAATATTGAAGACGCACGTCGGGCAGCAGCCGAATTAGGATATCCGGTTATTATCCGTGCTGCATATGCTTTAGGAGGACTTGGTTCGGGTTTCTGTGATAATGAAGAAGAACTGAATGTGCTGGCTGAAAAAGCCTTTTCATTCTCACCTCAGGTGTTGGTGGAAAAGAGTCTGAAAGGTTGGAAAGAAGTAGAATATGAAGTAGTACGTGACCGTTATGATAACTGTATCACGGTTTGTAACATGGAGAACTTCGACCCGCTGGGAATCCATACCGGAGAAAGTATCGTGATTGCTCCTTCTCAGACATTATCCAATACGGATTATCATAAACTGCGTGAACTGGCCATCCGCATTATTCGTCATATAGGTATTGTAGGTGAATGTAATGTACAATATGCTTACGATCCGGATAGTGAAGATTACCGGGTTATTGAAGTAAATGCCCGATTGAGCCGTTCATCTGCTCTGGCTTCAAAGGCAACCGGTTATCCGTTGGCTTTCGTGGCTGCTAAGTTAGGCTTGGGATACGGTTTGTTCGACTTGAAAAACTCAGTAACGAAGACAACCAGCGCTTTCTTTGAACCGGCACTTGACTATGTAGTATGTAAGATTCCGCGTTGGGACTTGGGTAAATTCCATGGTGTAGCACGAGAATTAGGCTCAAGCATGAAGTCGGTTGGTGAAGTCATGGCTATCGGACGAACCTTTGAGGAAGCTATCCAGAAAGGTCTCCGTATGATTGGTCAGGGCATGCACGGCTTTGTAGAAAATAAGGAACTGGTTATTCCAGATATTGATAAGGCCTTGAGAGAGCCGACCGATCGTCGTATCTTCGTTATCAGTAAGGCTTTCCGTGCCGGTTATACGATCGATCAGATCCATGATCTGACTAAGATTGATAAATGGTTCTTGCAGAAATTATATCGAATCATCCAGACTGCCAATGAACTGGAAGCATTCAGTAAGATACAGGAAGTTTCAGACGATTTACTGCGCAAGGCCAAGATGCAGGGCTTTTCTGATTTCCAGATCGCCCGTGCTTTGTTGAAGGAGAAAATGGAAGATACCGACAAAGCAACTTTACAAGTCCGTCAGGATCGTAAATATCGTGGTATTGTTCCGGTTGTTAAACAGATTGATACATTGGCAGCTGAATATCCTGCTCAGACCAATTATCTGTATCTGACTTATAATGGTACAGAGAATGATGTTCATTATTTAGGCGACGGTCGTTCGATTGTTGTATTGGGTTCGGGTGCTTATCGAATCGGTAGTTCGGTTGAATTTGACTGGTGCGGCGTTCAGGCTTTGAATACGATTCGTAAAGAAGGCTGGCGTTCGGTAATGATCAATTATAATCCGGAAACGGTTTCTACGGATTATGATATGTGCGACCGCCTGTATTTTGATGAACTGACATTCGAACGTGTAATGGATATCCTGGAACTGGAGAATCCGCACGGTGTGATTGTATCAACGGGTGGACAGATTCCGAATAACCTGGCAATGCGTCTGGATGCACAGCATGTTCATATTTTAGGAACTTCAGCTCAAAGCATTGATAATGCAGAAGACCGTGAGAAGTTCTCAGCTATGCTTGACCGCATCGGTGTTGATCAGCCTCGCTGGAAAGAACTTTCATCCATGGATGATATTAACCAGTTCGTAGAAGAAGTAGGTTTCCCGGTTCTGGTTCGTCCGAGTTATGTGCTGAGTGGTGCTGCCATGAATGTATGTTCCAACCAGGATGAATTGGTTCGCTTCCTGGAACTGGCCGCTAATGTTTCGAAGAAGCATCCGGTTGTAGTCAGCCAGTTCATTGAGCAGTGCAAGGAAGTGGAAATGGATGCTGTTGCACAAAACGGAGAAATCATCATGTATGCCATCAGTGAGCATATCGAATTTGCTGGTGTCCATTCCGGTGATGCTACCATTCAGTTCCCGGCGCAGAAACTGTATGTGGAAACAGTTCGTCGTATTAAGAAGATCAGTAAGCAGATTGCTAAAGAATTAAATATCTCAGGACCGTTCAATATTCAATACCTGGCGAAAGGAAATGAAATCAAGGTAATTGAATGTAACCTGCGTGCTTCTCGTAGTTTCCCGTTTGTCAGCAAGGTATTGAAGATTAACTTCATCGAACTGGCTACTCGGGTTATGTTAGGTCTGCCGGTGGAAAAGCCGAACAAGAACGAGTTTGATTTGGACTATGTAGGTATTAAGGCCTCTCAGTTCTCATTCAACCGTTTGCAGAAGGCAGATCCTGTCTTGGGTGTAGATATGGCTTCTACGGGTGAAGTTGGTTGTATCGGTGATGATGTTTCGGAAGCAATTCTGAAGAGTATGCTTTCTGTCGGACAACGTATTCCGGAAAAGAACATTCTGTTATCAACCGGTACTGCTAAACAGAAAGTAGCTATGCTGGATGCTGCACGTCTGTTGGCTCAGAAAGGTTATAATTTGTATGCAACGGGTGGTACACACCGCTTCTTTACTGAAAATGGCATTCCAAGTACATTGGTATATTGGCCAAGTGAAACCGGAAAAGAACCTCAGGCTTTGAGATTGTTGCATGAGAAGAAGATTGATATGGTAGTGAATATACCAAGAGATCTTTCTGCCGGTGAGTTGGACAATGGATATAAGATTCGTCGTGCGGCCATCGATTTGAATATTCCGTTGATTACGAATGCTCGTTTGGCGAGTGCATTTATTAATGCATTCTGTACATTGAGTCTGGATGATATTCAGATCAAGAGCTGGCAAGAATATTGA
- a CDS encoding GAF domain-containing protein, with product MAEELIIDKQAGKAEKYQELMPQLEALVKNEGDVIANMANISAALWQTFHFFWVGFYRVVEGELVLGPFQGPIACTRIRLGRGVCGTAWKEGKTLVVPDVDQFPGHIACNSASRSEIVVPVRDKKGEVVAVLDIDSDRLNCFDETDVVFLERVVLFLFN from the coding sequence ATGGCTGAAGAACTTATTATTGATAAGCAGGCTGGGAAAGCTGAAAAATACCAGGAGTTGATGCCTCAATTGGAAGCTCTGGTAAAAAACGAAGGTGATGTAATAGCCAATATGGCCAATATCTCAGCAGCATTATGGCAGACTTTTCATTTCTTTTGGGTTGGTTTTTATCGTGTAGTGGAAGGGGAGCTGGTTTTAGGTCCATTTCAAGGTCCAATCGCTTGTACGCGTATCCGGTTGGGCCGGGGTGTTTGTGGTACTGCCTGGAAAGAAGGCAAGACACTTGTCGTGCCGGATGTGGATCAGTTTCCGGGACATATTGCTTGTAATTCGGCCTCTCGTTCGGAAATCGTGGTGCCTGTTCGGGATAAAAAGGGTGAGGTTGTAGCTGTATTAGACATTGATAGTGATCGGTTGAATTGTTTTGATGAAACCGATGTTGTATTTTTAGAGAGAGTGGTTTTGTTTTTGTTCAATTAG
- the carA gene encoding glutamine-hydrolyzing carbamoyl-phosphate synthase small subunit, whose protein sequence is MQKDRTATLILDDGTVFHGFSFGAEKPVSGEVVFNTAMTGYPESLTDPSYAGQLMVLTYPLVGNYGVPPRTFRPDGLSEFMESERIHADAIIVSDYSHEYSHWNAVCSLGDWLKEENIPGIYGIDTRALTKKLREHGVMMGRIVMEDVKDVAKYLHDFGIYGAVNYVDEVSCKEVITYGAGEGKKRVILVDCGVKHNIIRCLLKRGVTVVRVPWDYDFTQLEYDGVFISNGPGDPDTCDAAVQNIRKAIAGDKPICGICMGNQLLAKAGGASIYKLKYGHRSHNQPVRMVGTNQCFITSQNHGYAVDNNTLGEDWEPLFINMNDGTNEGIRHKTKPFFSSQFHPEACSGPTDTEALIFDKFVGML, encoded by the coding sequence ATGCAAAAAGATAGAACTGCAACTTTAATCCTGGATGACGGAACTGTATTTCATGGCTTTTCGTTTGGTGCTGAAAAGCCGGTGAGTGGTGAGGTCGTGTTTAATACAGCCATGACAGGCTATCCTGAAAGTTTGACTGATCCTTCGTATGCAGGACAATTGATGGTCTTGACATATCCGTTGGTTGGTAACTATGGTGTTCCACCTCGGACTTTCCGTCCCGACGGTTTGTCTGAATTTATGGAAAGTGAACGTATTCATGCAGATGCTATTATCGTTAGTGATTACAGTCATGAATACAGCCACTGGAATGCAGTATGTAGTTTGGGCGACTGGTTGAAGGAGGAAAATATTCCGGGAATCTATGGAATAGATACACGGGCGTTGACGAAGAAATTGCGTGAGCATGGTGTGATGATGGGACGCATCGTGATGGAAGACGTGAAGGATGTGGCTAAGTATTTGCATGATTTTGGAATTTATGGAGCGGTTAATTATGTAGATGAAGTTTCCTGCAAAGAAGTCATTACATACGGTGCCGGAGAAGGGAAAAAACGTGTAATTCTGGTCGATTGTGGTGTAAAGCATAACATTATCCGTTGTTTGTTGAAGCGTGGAGTAACGGTCGTACGTGTTCCCTGGGACTATGATTTTACCCAATTGGAATATGATGGTGTATTTATCAGCAATGGCCCGGGTGATCCAGATACGTGCGATGCTGCTGTGCAGAATATTCGTAAGGCTATAGCTGGTGATAAACCAATCTGTGGTATCTGTATGGGTAACCAGTTATTGGCAAAAGCCGGCGGAGCTTCAATTTATAAGCTGAAGTATGGTCACCGGAGTCACAACCAGCCTGTACGGATGGTTGGAACCAACCAGTGTTTTATTACTTCTCAGAATCATGGATATGCCGTTGATAACAATACGTTGGGTGAAGATTGGGAACCTTTGTTCATCAATATGAACGATGGAACAAATGAAGGAATCCGACATAAGACGAAGCCATTCTTCTCTTCTCAGTTTCACCCGGAAGCTTGTAGTGGACCGACTGATACAGAAGCGTTGATCTTTGATAAATTTGTCGGTATGTTATAA
- a CDS encoding ABC transporter ATP-binding protein: MNKETIRLDDLSIGYSIKKHHTKEVASHIQATIRSGELTCLLGENGVGKSTLLRTLSAFQPKLGGHIWLLGREVESYTDRQLSRIISVVLTERCEIRNMTVRDLVGMGRSPYTGFWGRLSQNDWEVVDRSIRLVGIEVLASRMVHTLSDGERQKVMIAKALAQETPIIFLDEPTAFLDYPSKVEIMQLLYRLIQTTEKTIFLSTHDLDLALEIADKIWLMERKQGITVGTPEDLALSGRLKSFFSGRGVVFDDDSGLYRIQMQYKYRIGIRGEGVRYLMLRKALQRCGIRVDNPASAVAPFIEVGSESFILHAEEAVCYETIETLLQAVRELSLPEI; the protein is encoded by the coding sequence ATGAATAAAGAAACGATCCGACTGGATGATTTGTCAATTGGCTATTCCATCAAGAAACATCATACGAAAGAAGTAGCTTCGCATATTCAGGCTACTATCCGAAGCGGCGAACTGACGTGTCTGTTGGGCGAGAATGGTGTAGGAAAATCGACATTGCTCCGTACGCTTTCTGCCTTTCAGCCGAAGTTGGGCGGACATATATGGCTGCTCGGGCGTGAAGTCGAATCGTATACAGACCGGCAATTGAGCCGGATTATCAGTGTCGTGCTGACCGAACGGTGTGAAATCCGGAATATGACGGTCCGGGATCTGGTAGGAATGGGACGGAGTCCTTATACGGGTTTTTGGGGACGGTTAAGTCAGAATGACTGGGAAGTGGTAGATCGTTCCATTCGCCTCGTCGGTATTGAAGTGCTTGCCTCGCGTATGGTACATACATTGTCTGACGGTGAGCGGCAGAAAGTCATGATAGCGAAGGCACTTGCCCAGGAAACTCCTATTATTTTTCTGGATGAACCGACCGCTTTCCTGGATTATCCGAGTAAAGTGGAAATCATGCAGCTCTTGTATCGCCTGATACAAACGACTGAAAAGACCATTTTCCTTTCTACACACGACCTCGACTTGGCTTTGGAGATAGCAGACAAAATCTGGCTGATGGAGCGGAAACAGGGAATTACAGTCGGTACACCCGAAGATCTGGCTTTGTCGGGCCGGTTGAAATCTTTCTTTTCCGGTCGGGGCGTTGTGTTTGATGATGACAGCGGCCTTTACCGGATACAGATGCAATATAAGTACCGGATCGGCATCCGGGGCGAAGGCGTTCGTTATTTGATGCTGAGGAAAGCCTTGCAGCGTTGTGGTATTCGGGTGGATAATCCGGCATCGGCTGTTGCTCCGTTTATTGAGGTTGGCTCAGAGTCATTTATCCTTCATGCAGAAGAAGCCGTGTGTTATGAAACGATCGAAACCCTGTTGCAGGCTGTACGAGAGTTAAGTTTGCCTGAAATCTGA
- the lipB gene encoding lipoyl(octanoyl) transferase LipB, which translates to MESFSYQDLGRIVYEKALDIQTEKFNALLAAKAKGEKGRNELLFCEHEPVLTIGKSGKDSNLLIPEARLKALGISYYHINRGGDITYHGPGQITGYPIFDLETWHIGLKQYIYRLEETIIRFLALYGLKGERLEGATGVWLDPLVAGKARKICAIGVKSSRFVTMHGFALNINTDLNYFTLINPCGFTDKGVTSLARELGENQDFEKAKRQLAALFSEVFGDV; encoded by the coding sequence ATGGAGAGCTTCAGTTATCAGGATCTCGGAAGAATAGTATATGAAAAGGCGCTGGATATCCAGACCGAGAAGTTCAACGCGCTGCTGGCTGCCAAGGCAAAAGGGGAAAAGGGGCGGAACGAACTTCTCTTTTGTGAACACGAGCCGGTTCTTACCATCGGCAAAAGCGGGAAAGACTCGAATCTGCTGATCCCGGAGGCCCGCCTGAAGGCCTTGGGCATTTCGTATTATCATATTAATCGGGGTGGCGATATTACTTACCATGGTCCGGGACAAATCACCGGATATCCGATTTTCGATCTGGAAACCTGGCATATCGGATTGAAGCAATATATTTACCGGCTGGAAGAAACCATCATCCGCTTTCTGGCTTTATATGGCTTGAAAGGCGAAAGGTTGGAGGGCGCAACCGGTGTATGGCTGGATCCGCTGGTTGCAGGAAAGGCCCGGAAGATTTGTGCCATTGGCGTAAAGAGCAGCCGCTTCGTTACGATGCACGGCTTTGCCCTGAACATCAATACTGACCTGAATTATTTCACGTTGATTAATCCGTGTGGATTTACGGATAAAGGGGTGACGTCTCTTGCCCGCGAGTTAGGCGAAAATCAAGATTTTGAAAAGGCAAAAAGACAATTGGCCGCTCTTTTCAGCGAAGTTTTCGGTGACGTGTGA